In one window of Oryzias melastigma strain HK-1 linkage group LG5, ASM292280v2, whole genome shotgun sequence DNA:
- the tmem183a gene encoding transmembrane protein 183A isoform X2: MPKKGNRKRLKFKAGDVCSESVTVADYADADPAIVKSGRVKKAVANAIEKEAKLLCGLEASQGAVDEVLSSSVGVEEDRSIEDCDPGEEEEGENENKVGRKKKNKRRKENSENEDGEYYPVDIWLLLASYIRPEDVCKFALICKNAWTVTCTAAFWTRLYRRHYKIDVDLPFRLQPDSIDKMHCLRACVIRSLFHLYEPFSLRVSKIPTLPESTPTLLNSKCLLFWVRKVSEALWEFNFKFVKQEHRRNGCAKSLLMPKQYENVHVNPDSDCYVLQVTTLNFIFIPVVMGMTLALFTINVSTDMRHHRVRLIFQDSPLQRKKRGDQSGIQVILDPVQSVKLMDWWHPQYPSSPYS, translated from the exons ATGCCCAAGAAAGGGAACCGAAAACGGCTGAAATTTAAGGCGGGGGACGTTTGTTCGGAATCAG TGACCGTTGCTGATTATGCTGATGCCGACCCAGCCATTGTGAAGTCTGGGAGGGTGAAGAAGGCTGTTGCAAATGCAATTGAAAAAGAAG CAAAATTACTTTGTGGCCTGGAAGCATCTCAGGGCGCGGTGGACGAAGTCCTCTCATCTTCAGTTGGTGTTGAGGAGGATCGAAGCATCGAAGACTGTGATCCtggagaagaggaagaaggagagaatgaaaacaaagtaggccgcaaaaagaaaaacaaaaggagaaaag aaaatagtGAGAATGAGGATGGAGAATATTATCCAGTTGACATTTGGCTTCTTCTTGCGTCGTATATTCGACCTGAGGATGTATGCAAGTTTGCACTGATCTGCAAGAACGCCTGGACTGTCACTTGTACAGCCGCTTTTTGGACCAGACTCTACAGAag ACATTACAAGATTGACGTGGACCTGCCGTTCCGCCTTCAGCCTGACTCCATAGATAAGATGCACTGTCTTCGAGCCTGCGTCATTCGCTCCCTTTTCCACCTATATGAGCCCTTCAGTTTACGCGTCTCCAAAATTCCTACTCTCCCAGAATCCACGCCAACGTTACTCAACTCAAAG TGTTTACTCTTCTGGGTCAGGAAAGTGTCAGAGGCATTATGGGAGTTCAACTTCAAGTTTGTAAAGCAG GAACATCGCAGAAATGGTTGTGCTAAATCTCTGCTCATGCCCAAACAATATGAAAACGTCCACGTGAATCCAGACTCAGACTGCTATGTGCTCCAGGTCACCACGCTCAACTTTATCTTCATCCCAGTCGTCATGGGAATGACTCTGGCCCTG TTCACCATTAACGTGAGCACAGACATGCGGCACCACCGCGTTCGTCTGATCTTCCAGGATTCCCCCctccagaggaagaagaggggGGATCAAAGTGGGATCCAGGTGATTCTGGATCCCGTACAAAGTGTCAAATTAATGGACTGGTGGCATCCTCAGTACCCCTCGTCGCCCTACTCATGA
- the tmem183a gene encoding transmembrane protein 183A isoform X1 has product MPKKGNRKRLKFKAGDVCSESVTVADYADADPAIVKSGRVKKAVANAIEKEAKLLCGLEASQGAVDEVLSSSVGVEEDRSIEDCDPGEEEEGENENKVGRKKKNKRRKENSENEDGEYYPVDIWLLLASYIRPEDVCKFALICKNAWTVTCTAAFWTRLYRRHYKIDVDLPFRLQPDSIDKMHCLRACVIRSLFHLYEPFSLRVSKIPTLPESTPTLLNSKCLLFWVRKVSEALWEFNFKFVKQQEHRRNGCAKSLLMPKQYENVHVNPDSDCYVLQVTTLNFIFIPVVMGMTLALFTINVSTDMRHHRVRLIFQDSPLQRKKRGDQSGIQVILDPVQSVKLMDWWHPQYPSSPYS; this is encoded by the exons ATGCCCAAGAAAGGGAACCGAAAACGGCTGAAATTTAAGGCGGGGGACGTTTGTTCGGAATCAG TGACCGTTGCTGATTATGCTGATGCCGACCCAGCCATTGTGAAGTCTGGGAGGGTGAAGAAGGCTGTTGCAAATGCAATTGAAAAAGAAG CAAAATTACTTTGTGGCCTGGAAGCATCTCAGGGCGCGGTGGACGAAGTCCTCTCATCTTCAGTTGGTGTTGAGGAGGATCGAAGCATCGAAGACTGTGATCCtggagaagaggaagaaggagagaatgaaaacaaagtaggccgcaaaaagaaaaacaaaaggagaaaag aaaatagtGAGAATGAGGATGGAGAATATTATCCAGTTGACATTTGGCTTCTTCTTGCGTCGTATATTCGACCTGAGGATGTATGCAAGTTTGCACTGATCTGCAAGAACGCCTGGACTGTCACTTGTACAGCCGCTTTTTGGACCAGACTCTACAGAag ACATTACAAGATTGACGTGGACCTGCCGTTCCGCCTTCAGCCTGACTCCATAGATAAGATGCACTGTCTTCGAGCCTGCGTCATTCGCTCCCTTTTCCACCTATATGAGCCCTTCAGTTTACGCGTCTCCAAAATTCCTACTCTCCCAGAATCCACGCCAACGTTACTCAACTCAAAG TGTTTACTCTTCTGGGTCAGGAAAGTGTCAGAGGCATTATGGGAGTTCAACTTCAAGTTTGTAAAGCAG CAGGAACATCGCAGAAATGGTTGTGCTAAATCTCTGCTCATGCCCAAACAATATGAAAACGTCCACGTGAATCCAGACTCAGACTGCTATGTGCTCCAGGTCACCACGCTCAACTTTATCTTCATCCCAGTCGTCATGGGAATGACTCTGGCCCTG TTCACCATTAACGTGAGCACAGACATGCGGCACCACCGCGTTCGTCTGATCTTCCAGGATTCCCCCctccagaggaagaagaggggGGATCAAAGTGGGATCCAGGTGATTCTGGATCCCGTACAAAGTGTCAAATTAATGGACTGGTGGCATCCTCAGTACCCCTCGTCGCCCTACTCATGA